A single window of Colletes latitarsis isolate SP2378_abdomen chromosome 4, iyColLati1, whole genome shotgun sequence DNA harbors:
- the LOC143341385 gene encoding uncharacterized protein LOC143341385 isoform X2 produces MPGAGGQPPQRTTFRPPWVKDGPNPLPMPTAPWTLNSRRDSKTKADEPPAFTQVTLKSVAKPELKQPAADVQPRKQSKITIIPSQPKSEKNTSGQPAQLKSEKNTSSQPAQPKSEKNTSSKPAPTKIRENGRQEPNSRPQLERQVRIERSRSRGDTIPLSKSESTTGAPTLSKSSSRAAIPPPPPPRPPPPPPARTILKDLPPLSKTQHQKLEMLKSRPRKRPDWASMMKEVESGRTLRHVQCNDRSAPLIERVNKVVTADPAGKTQFVFESEKSNMHNQLLKQIQQGVALKRVQTNDRSKPMLEGLRKFRRQMTIEEQMQKADEPTDDSISDDMDDIDAVRDDLQSTKQMLALELRNKEALERENKRLQQRILNLEAEVDREKSKKNAVGHSKHDEKLTESLKQTALQARKDAERLEKEYITVAEERDKMKNELEEMKRMYTALERRMKAGMALAGCPSAKDVAKIASQKSIDKREPSESEDDDEEDETTEEEEDDEEKDPKAATEKRLQREIKLLTTKIRNCKDKAGNARKERHALKDQIKQQQKLLKEEKKKFKHLQKEVDKMAKLMSENDDDEKDEEEEDEEETESEDSESEESEEDEESETEDEDNSLEGQRNSLQKQAKKHEGRLAALKKGNYLLKAQVDRLKDDLGKQREESLSLQEDLDSVLAELG; encoded by the exons ATGCCCGGTGCCGGTGGCCAACCACCGCAGAGGACCACCTTCAGGCCACCATGGGTCAAGGATGGTCCCAATCCTCTACCTATGCCTACTGCACCCTGGACCCTCAATTCCAGGAGGGACTCCAAAACGAAAGCTGACGAACCACCGGCGTTCACCCAAGTCACTCTCAAA AGTGTAGCGAAACCGGAACTGAAGCAGCCCGCGGCGGACGTGCAGCCGCGGAAACAGAGTAAAATCACAATAATCCCGTCGCAGCCGAAAAGCGAGAAAAATACGAGCGGTCAGCCGGCGCAGCTGAAAAGCGAGAAAAATACGAGCAGTCAACCGGCGCAGCCGAAAAGCGAGAAAAATACGAGCAGTAAACCGGCGCCGACGAAGATCCGCGAGAATGGACGACAAGAGCCAAATTCGAGGCCACAGCTCGAACGACAAGTTCGAATCGAGAGGTCTCGATCACGGGGTGACACTATACCTCTCTCCAAGAGCGAGAGCACCACAG GCGCACCGACGTTGTCGAAGAGCTCGTCGAGGGCAGCGATcccgccaccgccgccgccgaGACCACCGCCTCCGCCTCCGGCCAGAACGATCCTGAAGGACCTTCCGCCCCTGAGCAAGACGCAACACCAGAAACTGGAGATGCTGAAGTCGAGGCCGCGTAAACGTCCCGACTGGGCGAGCATGATGAAGGAGGTAGAAAGCGGAAGGACCTTGAGGCACGTCCAATGCAACGACAGGAGCGCGCCCCTGATCGAGAGGGTGAACAAGGTGGTCACAGCTGATCCAGCAG GGAAGACACAGTTTGTGTTCGAATCCGAAAAGTCGAACATGCATAACCAATTGCTGAAGCAGATCCAGCAGGGTGTAGCGCTGAAAAGGGTGCAGACCAACGACAGGTCGAAACCTATGTTAGAGGGTTTGAGGAAATTCCGGAGGCAAATGACGATAGAGGAGCAAATGCAGAAGGCTGACGAACCCACCGATGATTCGATTTCGGACGACATGGACGACATTGATGCAGTAAGGGACGACTTGCAAAGTACCAAGCAAATGCTTGCTCTGGAACTTAGAAATAAGGAAGCTTTGGAAAGGGAAAACAAGAGATTACAA CAAAGGATTTTAAATCTCGAGGCCGAGGTCGACCGGGAGAAATCTAAGAAGAACGCCGTGGGCCACAGTAAACACGACGAGAAACTGACGGAATCGTTGAAACAAACGGCTCTACAAGCCAGGAAAGATGCAGAGAGGCTCGAGAAAGAATACATCACCGTGGCGGAGGAAAGAGACAAGATGAAGAATGAACTGGAGGAGATGAAGAGAATGTACACCGCTTTAGAGAGGCGCATGAAAGCCG GAATGGCACTAGCCGGTTGTCCAAGCGCTAAGGATGTAGCAAAAATAGCTTCACAGAAAAGCATAGATAAGAGAGAGCCCAGCGAAAGCGAAGACGACGACGAAGAGGACGAAACCACGGAGGAAGAAGAAGACGACGAAGAGAAAGATCCAAAGGCTGCAACAGAAAAACGATTGCAGAGAGAAATCAAACTTTTGACGACGAAAATCAGAAATTGCAA AGATAAAGCAGGGAATGCTAGGAAAGAGAGACACGCGTTGAAAGATCAAATTAAACAGcaacaaaaattattgaaagaggagaaaaagaaatttaagcacctacaaaAAGAAGTTGACAAAATGGCAAAGTTAATGTCAGAAAACGACGACGATGAGAAAGATGAAGAAGAAGAGGATGAAGAAGAAACAGAATCCGAAGATTCTGAATCCGAGGAATCTGAAGAAGACGAAGAATCAGAGACAGAAGACGAAGATAACTCGTTGGAGGGTCAAAGAAACTCTTTACAG aaacaagccaaaaAACACGAAGGACGTTTAGCTGCTTTAAAGAAGGGTAACTATTTACTTAAAGCACAAGTTGATAGACTGAAAGATGATTTAGGAAAGCAACGAGAAGAAAGTCTCTCTCTTCAAGAAGATCTTGACTCTGTCTTAGCAGAATTAGGTTAA
- the LOC143341385 gene encoding uncharacterized protein LOC143341385 isoform X4, producing MLLSVAKPELKQPAADVQPRKQSKITIIPSQPKSEKNTSGQPAQLKSEKNTSSQPAQPKSEKNTSSKPAPTKIRENGRQEPNSRPQLERQVRIERSRSRGDTIPLSKSESTTGAPTLSKSSSRAAIPPPPPPRPPPPPPARTILKDLPPLSKTQHQKLEMLKSRPRKRPDWASMMKEVESGRTLRHVQCNDRSAPLIERVNKVVTADPAGKTQFVFESEKSNMHNQLLKQIQQGVALKRVQTNDRSKPMLEGLRKFRRQMTIEEQMQKADEPTDDSISDDMDDIDAVRDDLQSTKQMLALELRNKEALERENKRLQQRILNLEAEVDREKSKKNAVGHSKHDEKLTESLKQTALQARKDAERLEKEYITVAEERDKMKNELEEMKRMYTALERRMKAEQELEAEPVIELADDSDEATWYNVSGMALAGCPSAKDVAKIASQKSIDKREPSESEDDDEEDETTEEEEDDEEKDPKAATEKRLQREIKLLTTKIRNCKDKAGNARKERHALKDQIKQQQKLLKEEKKKFKHLQKEVDKMAKLMSENDDDEKDEEEEDEEETESEDSESEESEEDEESETEDEDNSLEGQRNSLQKQAKKHEGRLAALKKGNYLLKAQVDRLKDDLGKQREESLSLQEDLDSVLAELG from the exons ATGTTGCTG AGTGTAGCGAAACCGGAACTGAAGCAGCCCGCGGCGGACGTGCAGCCGCGGAAACAGAGTAAAATCACAATAATCCCGTCGCAGCCGAAAAGCGAGAAAAATACGAGCGGTCAGCCGGCGCAGCTGAAAAGCGAGAAAAATACGAGCAGTCAACCGGCGCAGCCGAAAAGCGAGAAAAATACGAGCAGTAAACCGGCGCCGACGAAGATCCGCGAGAATGGACGACAAGAGCCAAATTCGAGGCCACAGCTCGAACGACAAGTTCGAATCGAGAGGTCTCGATCACGGGGTGACACTATACCTCTCTCCAAGAGCGAGAGCACCACAG GCGCACCGACGTTGTCGAAGAGCTCGTCGAGGGCAGCGATcccgccaccgccgccgccgaGACCACCGCCTCCGCCTCCGGCCAGAACGATCCTGAAGGACCTTCCGCCCCTGAGCAAGACGCAACACCAGAAACTGGAGATGCTGAAGTCGAGGCCGCGTAAACGTCCCGACTGGGCGAGCATGATGAAGGAGGTAGAAAGCGGAAGGACCTTGAGGCACGTCCAATGCAACGACAGGAGCGCGCCCCTGATCGAGAGGGTGAACAAGGTGGTCACAGCTGATCCAGCAG GGAAGACACAGTTTGTGTTCGAATCCGAAAAGTCGAACATGCATAACCAATTGCTGAAGCAGATCCAGCAGGGTGTAGCGCTGAAAAGGGTGCAGACCAACGACAGGTCGAAACCTATGTTAGAGGGTTTGAGGAAATTCCGGAGGCAAATGACGATAGAGGAGCAAATGCAGAAGGCTGACGAACCCACCGATGATTCGATTTCGGACGACATGGACGACATTGATGCAGTAAGGGACGACTTGCAAAGTACCAAGCAAATGCTTGCTCTGGAACTTAGAAATAAGGAAGCTTTGGAAAGGGAAAACAAGAGATTACAA CAAAGGATTTTAAATCTCGAGGCCGAGGTCGACCGGGAGAAATCTAAGAAGAACGCCGTGGGCCACAGTAAACACGACGAGAAACTGACGGAATCGTTGAAACAAACGGCTCTACAAGCCAGGAAAGATGCAGAGAGGCTCGAGAAAGAATACATCACCGTGGCGGAGGAAAGAGACAAGATGAAGAATGAACTGGAGGAGATGAAGAGAATGTACACCGCTTTAGAGAGGCGCATGAAAGCCG AGCAAGAGCTTGAGGCTGAACCGGTAATAGAGCTAGCAGACGATAGCGACGAGGCGACTTGGTACAATGTTTCAGGAATGGCACTAGCCGGTTGTCCAAGCGCTAAGGATGTAGCAAAAATAGCTTCACAGAAAAGCATAGATAAGAGAGAGCCCAGCGAAAGCGAAGACGACGACGAAGAGGACGAAACCACGGAGGAAGAAGAAGACGACGAAGAGAAAGATCCAAAGGCTGCAACAGAAAAACGATTGCAGAGAGAAATCAAACTTTTGACGACGAAAATCAGAAATTGCAA AGATAAAGCAGGGAATGCTAGGAAAGAGAGACACGCGTTGAAAGATCAAATTAAACAGcaacaaaaattattgaaagaggagaaaaagaaatttaagcacctacaaaAAGAAGTTGACAAAATGGCAAAGTTAATGTCAGAAAACGACGACGATGAGAAAGATGAAGAAGAAGAGGATGAAGAAGAAACAGAATCCGAAGATTCTGAATCCGAGGAATCTGAAGAAGACGAAGAATCAGAGACAGAAGACGAAGATAACTCGTTGGAGGGTCAAAGAAACTCTTTACAG aaacaagccaaaaAACACGAAGGACGTTTAGCTGCTTTAAAGAAGGGTAACTATTTACTTAAAGCACAAGTTGATAGACTGAAAGATGATTTAGGAAAGCAACGAGAAGAAAGTCTCTCTCTTCAAGAAGATCTTGACTCTGTCTTAGCAGAATTAGGTTAA
- the LOC143341385 gene encoding uncharacterized protein LOC143341385 isoform X1, translating into MPGAGGQPPQRTTFRPPWVKDGPNPLPMPTAPWTLNSRRDSKTKADEPPAFTQVTLKSVAKPELKQPAADVQPRKQSKITIIPSQPKSEKNTSGQPAQLKSEKNTSSQPAQPKSEKNTSSKPAPTKIRENGRQEPNSRPQLERQVRIERSRSRGDTIPLSKSESTTGAPTLSKSSSRAAIPPPPPPRPPPPPPARTILKDLPPLSKTQHQKLEMLKSRPRKRPDWASMMKEVESGRTLRHVQCNDRSAPLIERVNKVVTADPAGKTQFVFESEKSNMHNQLLKQIQQGVALKRVQTNDRSKPMLEGLRKFRRQMTIEEQMQKADEPTDDSISDDMDDIDAVRDDLQSTKQMLALELRNKEALERENKRLQQRILNLEAEVDREKSKKNAVGHSKHDEKLTESLKQTALQARKDAERLEKEYITVAEERDKMKNELEEMKRMYTALERRMKAEQELEAEPVIELADDSDEATWYNVSGMALAGCPSAKDVAKIASQKSIDKREPSESEDDDEEDETTEEEEDDEEKDPKAATEKRLQREIKLLTTKIRNCKDKAGNARKERHALKDQIKQQQKLLKEEKKKFKHLQKEVDKMAKLMSENDDDEKDEEEEDEEETESEDSESEESEEDEESETEDEDNSLEGQRNSLQKQAKKHEGRLAALKKGNYLLKAQVDRLKDDLGKQREESLSLQEDLDSVLAELG; encoded by the exons ATGCCCGGTGCCGGTGGCCAACCACCGCAGAGGACCACCTTCAGGCCACCATGGGTCAAGGATGGTCCCAATCCTCTACCTATGCCTACTGCACCCTGGACCCTCAATTCCAGGAGGGACTCCAAAACGAAAGCTGACGAACCACCGGCGTTCACCCAAGTCACTCTCAAA AGTGTAGCGAAACCGGAACTGAAGCAGCCCGCGGCGGACGTGCAGCCGCGGAAACAGAGTAAAATCACAATAATCCCGTCGCAGCCGAAAAGCGAGAAAAATACGAGCGGTCAGCCGGCGCAGCTGAAAAGCGAGAAAAATACGAGCAGTCAACCGGCGCAGCCGAAAAGCGAGAAAAATACGAGCAGTAAACCGGCGCCGACGAAGATCCGCGAGAATGGACGACAAGAGCCAAATTCGAGGCCACAGCTCGAACGACAAGTTCGAATCGAGAGGTCTCGATCACGGGGTGACACTATACCTCTCTCCAAGAGCGAGAGCACCACAG GCGCACCGACGTTGTCGAAGAGCTCGTCGAGGGCAGCGATcccgccaccgccgccgccgaGACCACCGCCTCCGCCTCCGGCCAGAACGATCCTGAAGGACCTTCCGCCCCTGAGCAAGACGCAACACCAGAAACTGGAGATGCTGAAGTCGAGGCCGCGTAAACGTCCCGACTGGGCGAGCATGATGAAGGAGGTAGAAAGCGGAAGGACCTTGAGGCACGTCCAATGCAACGACAGGAGCGCGCCCCTGATCGAGAGGGTGAACAAGGTGGTCACAGCTGATCCAGCAG GGAAGACACAGTTTGTGTTCGAATCCGAAAAGTCGAACATGCATAACCAATTGCTGAAGCAGATCCAGCAGGGTGTAGCGCTGAAAAGGGTGCAGACCAACGACAGGTCGAAACCTATGTTAGAGGGTTTGAGGAAATTCCGGAGGCAAATGACGATAGAGGAGCAAATGCAGAAGGCTGACGAACCCACCGATGATTCGATTTCGGACGACATGGACGACATTGATGCAGTAAGGGACGACTTGCAAAGTACCAAGCAAATGCTTGCTCTGGAACTTAGAAATAAGGAAGCTTTGGAAAGGGAAAACAAGAGATTACAA CAAAGGATTTTAAATCTCGAGGCCGAGGTCGACCGGGAGAAATCTAAGAAGAACGCCGTGGGCCACAGTAAACACGACGAGAAACTGACGGAATCGTTGAAACAAACGGCTCTACAAGCCAGGAAAGATGCAGAGAGGCTCGAGAAAGAATACATCACCGTGGCGGAGGAAAGAGACAAGATGAAGAATGAACTGGAGGAGATGAAGAGAATGTACACCGCTTTAGAGAGGCGCATGAAAGCCG AGCAAGAGCTTGAGGCTGAACCGGTAATAGAGCTAGCAGACGATAGCGACGAGGCGACTTGGTACAATGTTTCAGGAATGGCACTAGCCGGTTGTCCAAGCGCTAAGGATGTAGCAAAAATAGCTTCACAGAAAAGCATAGATAAGAGAGAGCCCAGCGAAAGCGAAGACGACGACGAAGAGGACGAAACCACGGAGGAAGAAGAAGACGACGAAGAGAAAGATCCAAAGGCTGCAACAGAAAAACGATTGCAGAGAGAAATCAAACTTTTGACGACGAAAATCAGAAATTGCAA AGATAAAGCAGGGAATGCTAGGAAAGAGAGACACGCGTTGAAAGATCAAATTAAACAGcaacaaaaattattgaaagaggagaaaaagaaatttaagcacctacaaaAAGAAGTTGACAAAATGGCAAAGTTAATGTCAGAAAACGACGACGATGAGAAAGATGAAGAAGAAGAGGATGAAGAAGAAACAGAATCCGAAGATTCTGAATCCGAGGAATCTGAAGAAGACGAAGAATCAGAGACAGAAGACGAAGATAACTCGTTGGAGGGTCAAAGAAACTCTTTACAG aaacaagccaaaaAACACGAAGGACGTTTAGCTGCTTTAAAGAAGGGTAACTATTTACTTAAAGCACAAGTTGATAGACTGAAAGATGATTTAGGAAAGCAACGAGAAGAAAGTCTCTCTCTTCAAGAAGATCTTGACTCTGTCTTAGCAGAATTAGGTTAA
- the LOC143341385 gene encoding uncharacterized protein LOC143341385 isoform X3, whose translation MPGAGGQPPQRTTFRPPWVKDGPNPLPMPTAPWTLNSRRDSKTKADEPPAFTQVTLKSVAKPELKQPAADVQPRKQSKITIIPSQPKSEKNTSGQPAQLKSEKNTSSQPAQPKSEKNTSSKPAPTKIRENGRQEPNSRPQLERQVRIERSRSRGDTIPLSKSESTTGAPTLSKSSSRAAIPPPPPPRPPPPPPARTILKDLPPLSKTQHQKLEMLKSRPRKRPDWASMMKEVESGRTLRHVQCNDRSAPLIERVNKVVTADPAGKTQFVFESEKSNMHNQLLKQIQQGVALKRVQTNDRSKPMLEGLRKFRRQMTIEEQMQKADEPTDDSISDDMDDIDAQRILNLEAEVDREKSKKNAVGHSKHDEKLTESLKQTALQARKDAERLEKEYITVAEERDKMKNELEEMKRMYTALERRMKAEQELEAEPVIELADDSDEATWYNVSGMALAGCPSAKDVAKIASQKSIDKREPSESEDDDEEDETTEEEEDDEEKDPKAATEKRLQREIKLLTTKIRNCKDKAGNARKERHALKDQIKQQQKLLKEEKKKFKHLQKEVDKMAKLMSENDDDEKDEEEEDEEETESEDSESEESEEDEESETEDEDNSLEGQRNSLQKQAKKHEGRLAALKKGNYLLKAQVDRLKDDLGKQREESLSLQEDLDSVLAELG comes from the exons ATGCCCGGTGCCGGTGGCCAACCACCGCAGAGGACCACCTTCAGGCCACCATGGGTCAAGGATGGTCCCAATCCTCTACCTATGCCTACTGCACCCTGGACCCTCAATTCCAGGAGGGACTCCAAAACGAAAGCTGACGAACCACCGGCGTTCACCCAAGTCACTCTCAAA AGTGTAGCGAAACCGGAACTGAAGCAGCCCGCGGCGGACGTGCAGCCGCGGAAACAGAGTAAAATCACAATAATCCCGTCGCAGCCGAAAAGCGAGAAAAATACGAGCGGTCAGCCGGCGCAGCTGAAAAGCGAGAAAAATACGAGCAGTCAACCGGCGCAGCCGAAAAGCGAGAAAAATACGAGCAGTAAACCGGCGCCGACGAAGATCCGCGAGAATGGACGACAAGAGCCAAATTCGAGGCCACAGCTCGAACGACAAGTTCGAATCGAGAGGTCTCGATCACGGGGTGACACTATACCTCTCTCCAAGAGCGAGAGCACCACAG GCGCACCGACGTTGTCGAAGAGCTCGTCGAGGGCAGCGATcccgccaccgccgccgccgaGACCACCGCCTCCGCCTCCGGCCAGAACGATCCTGAAGGACCTTCCGCCCCTGAGCAAGACGCAACACCAGAAACTGGAGATGCTGAAGTCGAGGCCGCGTAAACGTCCCGACTGGGCGAGCATGATGAAGGAGGTAGAAAGCGGAAGGACCTTGAGGCACGTCCAATGCAACGACAGGAGCGCGCCCCTGATCGAGAGGGTGAACAAGGTGGTCACAGCTGATCCAGCAG GGAAGACACAGTTTGTGTTCGAATCCGAAAAGTCGAACATGCATAACCAATTGCTGAAGCAGATCCAGCAGGGTGTAGCGCTGAAAAGGGTGCAGACCAACGACAGGTCGAAACCTATGTTAGAGGGTTTGAGGAAATTCCGGAGGCAAATGACGATAGAGGAGCAAATGCAGAAGGCTGACGAACCCACCGATGATTCGATTTCGGACGACATGGACGACATTGATGCA CAAAGGATTTTAAATCTCGAGGCCGAGGTCGACCGGGAGAAATCTAAGAAGAACGCCGTGGGCCACAGTAAACACGACGAGAAACTGACGGAATCGTTGAAACAAACGGCTCTACAAGCCAGGAAAGATGCAGAGAGGCTCGAGAAAGAATACATCACCGTGGCGGAGGAAAGAGACAAGATGAAGAATGAACTGGAGGAGATGAAGAGAATGTACACCGCTTTAGAGAGGCGCATGAAAGCCG AGCAAGAGCTTGAGGCTGAACCGGTAATAGAGCTAGCAGACGATAGCGACGAGGCGACTTGGTACAATGTTTCAGGAATGGCACTAGCCGGTTGTCCAAGCGCTAAGGATGTAGCAAAAATAGCTTCACAGAAAAGCATAGATAAGAGAGAGCCCAGCGAAAGCGAAGACGACGACGAAGAGGACGAAACCACGGAGGAAGAAGAAGACGACGAAGAGAAAGATCCAAAGGCTGCAACAGAAAAACGATTGCAGAGAGAAATCAAACTTTTGACGACGAAAATCAGAAATTGCAA AGATAAAGCAGGGAATGCTAGGAAAGAGAGACACGCGTTGAAAGATCAAATTAAACAGcaacaaaaattattgaaagaggagaaaaagaaatttaagcacctacaaaAAGAAGTTGACAAAATGGCAAAGTTAATGTCAGAAAACGACGACGATGAGAAAGATGAAGAAGAAGAGGATGAAGAAGAAACAGAATCCGAAGATTCTGAATCCGAGGAATCTGAAGAAGACGAAGAATCAGAGACAGAAGACGAAGATAACTCGTTGGAGGGTCAAAGAAACTCTTTACAG aaacaagccaaaaAACACGAAGGACGTTTAGCTGCTTTAAAGAAGGGTAACTATTTACTTAAAGCACAAGTTGATAGACTGAAAGATGATTTAGGAAAGCAACGAGAAGAAAGTCTCTCTCTTCAAGAAGATCTTGACTCTGTCTTAGCAGAATTAGGTTAA